The Ascidiaceihabitans donghaensis genome includes the window AATTTTTGCAATGGCGCTGATCTTTCTGGCGCTGATTATCTATATCCTCAAACGCACGCGCTTGGGGCTTGAGGTCCGCGCCGTCACCCAAAATCCCGGCATGGCCTCGTCGATGGGGATCAACCCGAACCGCATCAATATGATGACTTTCGGGCTTGGCTCTGGCATCGCGGGGATCGCGGGGGTGGCCATTGGGCTTTATGCCAAAGTCACCTCTGAAATGGGGTCCGACTATATTGTGCAAAGCTTTATGACTGTTGTTGTGGGCGGGGTGGGCAACGTCTGGGGGACCTTGGCGGGGGCTGCGATGATTGGCTTTGGCCAAAAGGGGATTGAATGGTTGAACCCGTCCAACACCCTGGCTGCACAAACCTTCATGATCCTGTTTGTCATTCTGTTTATCCAATTTCGCCCTAAAGGCATCGTCGCCCTCAAGGGCCGCGCGGCAGGAGACTGAAGATGGAGCGTTCATTCTTTGCAAAAAACCCGTCCGTTCTGTGGTTCCTTTTAGGGCTGTCTGTGTTCACCATTGCTGTGACGATCCTAAGCGAGGCCTCTGGCACGGCTATAATCTCAACCTCCTTCCTCAAGACGCTGGGCAAGACACTGTGCTTGTGTCTTGTTGCAATCGCGATGGACGTTGTCTGGGGATACTGCGGCATCCTGAGCCTTGGGCATTTCGCGTTCTTCGGAATTGGCGGTTACGCAATCGGCATGTGGCTGATGTATGCACGCACCAAAGAGATTGTTGTGACTTCGCTTGAAAACGCGACGTTGCCGCCCACACCCGATGAGATAACAAACGCCATCGGCGGCCAGATATTCGGCGTTGTCGGCAGCTCTGACTTTCCGCTTATCTGGGCATTTTCCCATTCGTTGACGTTGCAACTTTTGGCTGTGGTTCTGGTGCCCGGTGCGCTTGCGCTGGTCTTCGGGTGGCTTGCGTTTCGCAGTCGTGTCACAGGCGTTTACCTGTCGATCCTGACCCAAGCGATGACCTTGGCGCTGTCGCTGTATTTTTTCCAGAATGACACGGGGTTGCGGGGCAACAACGGGTTGTCGGGGCTGCAAAACATCCCTGGATTAGAGGCGATGTCACAAGCCACGGTGTCTTTGTGGTTCTTCTGGGCATCGGCCGTTGCCTTGGGGGCGGGCTATGTTTTGTTTGCGTGGATCACCGCAGGCAAACTTGGATCGGTCATTCGCGCCATCCGCGATGATGAAGCGCGGGTGCGGTTTTTGGGGTATCACGTCGAAGGCTATAAGCTGTTTATATTCACAATCACGGCCATTATTGCAGGCATCGCGGGGGCGCTCTATTATCCGCAAGCTGGCATCATCAACCCCGCCGAAATCGCGCCGATTGCGTCGATCTATTTGGCGGTTTGGGTCGCGATTGGGGGTCGTGGGCGCCTGTACGGGGCGGTCATTGGGGCGGCGGTCGTGTCGTTGATGTCGTCATGGTTCACAGGCGGCGGTGCACCAAACATCAATCTGGGGTTTTACGTCATCAACTGGACGGACTGGTGGCTGGTGTTGCTTGGCCTGACGTTTGTTGCCGTGACCTTGTTTTTCCCCAAGGGCATCGGTGGCCTGTTCGATCTTTTGCACAACCGGAAAGGAGACGGGGCATGAACACCCTTCTTGAAGTGTCCGGTGTCAGCGTAAGCTTTGATGGCTTCAAAGCCATCAACAACCTGTCGATCCAGATCGGTGAGCCGGAATTGCGCGCCGTCATTGGCCCGAACGGGGCCGGTAAAACCACATTCATGGACATTTTGACAGGCAAGACAAAGCCCGACGAAGGACGTGTGATCTGGGGCGAAAAATCCGTGTCCCTTTTGGGGATGAACGAAAGCCAGATCGCGCAAGCGGGCATTGGGCGCAAATTCCAAAAACCCACAGTGTTTGAGGCGCAAACGGTGCGCGAAAACATCGTAATGGCGCTTAAGAACCCGCGCCGTCCGTTTGATCTTTTGTTCAAACGCGGATCCGATGATGCAGAGGCACGGGTGCGTGCGATCAGCGACGAGATCGGGTTGAGCGACGCATTGGATCACATGTCGGGCGCACTTAGCCATGGCCAAAAACAATGGCTAGAAATCGGGATGCTTCTGGCACAAGATCCACGACTGTTGTTGGTGGATGAACCGGCCGCTGGCATGTCCCCGTCCGAGCGTGAACACACGACTGATCTGTTGGTTCGGGCGGCCAAAACCCGCGCTGTCGTGGTCGTTGAACATGACATGGAATTTGTGCGCCGTCTGAATTGCAAGGTAACCGTCCTGCACCAAGGCGCGGTTTTGGCTGAAGGCAGCCTTGATCATGTCACCAAAAACCAAGACGTCGTTGACGTGTATCTGGGACGCTAAAACATGCTGAACATAGAAAATCTGACCCTTAAATACGGCCAAAGTCAAATCCTGAACGGGGTTGGCCTCCGCGCGAAAGCGGGCGAAGTCACGGCTGTAATGGGCACGAATGGTGTTGGAAAAACGAGCCTGTTGAAAGCAATAGCAGGACGTCACCCTTATGCCTCGGGCACAATGGTGCTGGATGGCAAACCCATAAGTCATTTGAACGCGTTTGATGCAGCCAAAGCGGGTATCGCATACGTGCCACAGGGACGTGAAGTCTTTCCGATGATGACCGTTGTCGAAAACCTCCAGACGGGGTTTGCTTGTCTGGATAAAGCAGATCACCTAGTGCCCGACCACATCTATGATCTGTTTCCGGTGTTGCACGAGATGTCCGACCGGCGGGGCGGTGATTTGTCTGGCGGTCAGCAGCAACAGCTTGCGATTGCGCGTGCGTTGATCACGCGGCCAAAGGTGTTGTTGCTGGACGAGCCGACGGAAGGCATCCAGCCCAACATCATCCAGCAGATTGGCAACGTGATCCGTATCTTGTGCGAACAGGGTGATATGGCGATTGTTCTGGTCGAACAGTTCTTTGATTTCGCGTTTGATCTGGGCGATGATTTCACGGTGATGAAGCGCGGCGAAGTTGCATTCAACCGGCGCAGCGACGCCCTTGATCGCGAGACACTGTATGCACAGGTCGCAGTTTAGGTTATTTCTGGGGCGCCGGGACGTCAAAACCGCCGATCTTGGACAGCAAGCTGACGACATGGTCCGCACCGGTGCCGTTGCGCAAGCTGGTGAACACAAACGGCTTTTCACCGCGCATGCGCACGGCGTCCCGTTCCATCACGTCAAGAGACGCGCCCACGTGTGGGGCCAGATCGGTCTTATTGATGACTAGGATGTCTGATTTGGTGATGGCAGGGCCACCTTTACGGGG containing:
- the urtC gene encoding urea ABC transporter permease subunit UrtC — translated: MERSFFAKNPSVLWFLLGLSVFTIAVTILSEASGTAIISTSFLKTLGKTLCLCLVAIAMDVVWGYCGILSLGHFAFFGIGGYAIGMWLMYARTKEIVVTSLENATLPPTPDEITNAIGGQIFGVVGSSDFPLIWAFSHSLTLQLLAVVLVPGALALVFGWLAFRSRVTGVYLSILTQAMTLALSLYFFQNDTGLRGNNGLSGLQNIPGLEAMSQATVSLWFFWASAVALGAGYVLFAWITAGKLGSVIRAIRDDEARVRFLGYHVEGYKLFIFTITAIIAGIAGALYYPQAGIINPAEIAPIASIYLAVWVAIGGRGRLYGAVIGAAVVSLMSSWFTGGGAPNINLGFYVINWTDWWLVLLGLTFVAVTLFFPKGIGGLFDLLHNRKGDGA
- the urtD gene encoding urea ABC transporter ATP-binding protein UrtD, translating into MNTLLEVSGVSVSFDGFKAINNLSIQIGEPELRAVIGPNGAGKTTFMDILTGKTKPDEGRVIWGEKSVSLLGMNESQIAQAGIGRKFQKPTVFEAQTVRENIVMALKNPRRPFDLLFKRGSDDAEARVRAISDEIGLSDALDHMSGALSHGQKQWLEIGMLLAQDPRLLLVDEPAAGMSPSEREHTTDLLVRAAKTRAVVVVEHDMEFVRRLNCKVTVLHQGAVLAEGSLDHVTKNQDVVDVYLGR
- the urtE gene encoding urea ABC transporter ATP-binding subunit UrtE, with the protein product MLNIENLTLKYGQSQILNGVGLRAKAGEVTAVMGTNGVGKTSLLKAIAGRHPYASGTMVLDGKPISHLNAFDAAKAGIAYVPQGREVFPMMTVVENLQTGFACLDKADHLVPDHIYDLFPVLHEMSDRRGGDLSGGQQQQLAIARALITRPKVLLLDEPTEGIQPNIIQQIGNVIRILCEQGDMAIVLVEQFFDFAFDLGDDFTVMKRGEVAFNRRSDALDRETLYAQVAV